The Planctomycetota bacterium DNA segment ACGAACCGCACTTCCTGGAGGCTCGTCTCGCCCGCCAGGTGCGCCAGCGCCTCCTCGAGCATCACCTCCGCGCAGCGCCGCATCGGAAACCCCGCGATGCCCGCGCCGACGGCCGGGAAAGCGATGGACCGGATCCCCAGTTCCTTCGCGTGAAGGAGGCTGGCGCGCGTGGAGGCGCGCAAGTTCGGTTCGCCCGTCGGTTCGCCCAGGCGCATGCTGGCCGCGTGGATGACGTAGCGGGCCTTGAGGTTCCCGCCGCCAGTGACGGCCGCCTCGCCCAGGGGGATGGGGCCGATACGGTCGCACTCTTCCTGGATGGCGGGTCCGCCCTTTCGGCGAATGGCGCCCGCGACGCCGCCGCCCAGTTGAAGGTCGTTGTTGGCGGCGTTGACGATGGCGTCGGCGTCCTGGGCCGTGAGGTCGCCCTGGAGAATCTGGATCTTTTCCTTGAAGCTCATGCTAAGCCCCCCACCCCCCACCTAGCGCCAGATCGCTATTGGCCGCATTGAAGATGGGTGTCGGTGGCCTTCATTGCTCTACGCCTTTCTGCATCCACGGCCACACCGGGTCAAACGGGCGTCAAATAGGCTGGCCAGACCGAATGCGCAACATCTTGGGGTTGCCAGGATCGAGTACTCCCATATCTGGTAGCCCGCGATGGCCCGATCAAATGGCCGTCAAATAGGGAGCAAACAGGTTTTTCGCTCGTCTCGCTCACGGTTCTAAGCCCAGTACGGAACGTAACTTGCGTGTCTTCTTGACTCGCTCTCGGGGTCATAAGGACGGACCACTCCAGCCTCAATGGCATCGCTGATCACCCGCGAGACCTGCGCCCGGTTCTTCTCCTCGATCCCGAATCGCTCGCGAAGCGTGGTGTTAGTCATCCGCTTACGCTTCACGAACTGCAAGCAGGCGTGCAGGTAGCAGGCCCGCGTCCGGTCGGCCTTGTCCATTTCGGCGAACGACTTGTGCGCGAACAGAACGGCTCGGGTATGCCCGCCTACGGCCTCGAACAGGGGTGCGGGCAGTTGGTATAACTCTGTCTGGAACACCACCTTGTCCACGCCGCTGCCTCGCTCTTCGCAGATGCCCACGCGCCGCAGGAACGACGCCAACGCCTCGTTACGGGACCGTGGTGGCGTGTCGAGGAACCGTCGCGTGTCCACCAGCGGCTCGCCCGGATTGGTAATCTCCAGCCGCCCGTCGAACACCTCGACCAGCGGCCCTGTCCCGCTGACCGTGAAGTCCTGGTGGATGATCACATTGGCCACCAACTCGCGAATGGCCAACTCTGGGTACATCGGAACGGTCTTGCGGAG contains these protein-coding regions:
- a CDS encoding macro domain-containing protein, whose translation is MSFKEKIQILQGDLTAQDADAIVNAANNDLQLGGGVAGAIRRKGGPAIQEECDRIGPIPLGEAAVTGGGNLKARYVIHAASMRLGEPTGEPNLRASTRASLLHAKELGIRSIAFPAVGAGIAGFPMRRCAEVMLEEALAHLAGETSLQEVRFVLYDAAAYETFRRCFEALSARRWGNMTAR